A region from the Drosophila ananassae strain 14024-0371.13 chromosome 2L, ASM1763931v2, whole genome shotgun sequence genome encodes:
- the LOC6499392 gene encoding uncharacterized protein LOC6499392 isoform X1: protein MFLQLLKAFQRLVSQLKSQFVWVRCWLPLPLQLYGFRRETESRTRLRLRVKEKVRQEPGQRSGHQSNWRISRRHLVMDYIFECFFDDTFAQITRNGLQDRQSRRDVLDHLSAIIKGCSEGQNTQTDEVAAIAVTAAMRFHRLAKEQNGNVCLMGKYHNILYIGLRTCWDWGVRDSEVVVQLLVAIYECEKTFERIFLGALFGPHAPHFIAGWRSDFQDQNENVRAMVYFLKHATREKLTLPVWIPRFEQERQLRFIDVPIESCGRSSPLRIALQANAPELLLILLRYGASPQPPDGGASVIIALLDKLIENGRNYSCELIMCLKLLLRNVAMVEMPFKPLLYGARREMFFERYGRLLMDKIIGKEQVYGVPTLRHLCRCVIRDVLRNHNQLPNGIDTLRLPKRLQRYIDLTEELDGPERRGPESEPILPPKPKLGGEVPRMPTISSEEEQSEDESENHVQLLEAVTDAEKAAVAAFVATSDGAITPEAKQAAVAACPPDFEPDLPPDFDPDFPSISGKLS from the exons ATGTTTTTGCAGTTGCTAAAGGCTTTCCAGCGGCTCGTAAGTCAATTAAAGAGTCAATTTGTGTGGGTTCGCTGCTGGTTGCCGTTGCCATTGCAGTTGTATGGTTTCCGGCGGGAAACTGAGTCACGGACACGGTTACGGCTACGGGTGAAGGAGAAAGTGCGGCAAGAGCCCGGACAACGGTCCGGTCACCAGTCCAATTGGCGCATATCGCGCCGCCACCTGGTCATGGACTACATATTCGAGTGCTTCTTCGATGACACCTTTGCCCAGATCACCCGGAACGGCCTGCAGGATCGCCAGTCCCGCCGGGATGTTCTCGACCATCTCAGCGCCATCATCAAGGGCTGCAGCGAGGGCCAGAACACGCAGACGGACGAGGTGGCGGCCATTGCGGTGACCGCCGCCATGAGATTTCATCGTCTGGCAAAGGAGCAGAATGGAAAC GTATGCCTCATGGGCAAGTATCACAATATCCTGTACATTGGACTGCGCACCTGCTGGGATTGGGGGGTGCGCGACTCCGAGGTGGTCGTTCAGCTGCTGG TGGCCATCTATGAATGTGAAAAGACTTTTGAACGGATTTTTTTGGGCGCCCTTTTCGGACCACATGCCCCGCACTTCATTGCCGGCTGGCGCAGTGACTTTCAGGACCAG AACGAGAATGTCCGGGCCATGGTTTACTTTTTGAAGCATGCCACACGCGAGAAGCTTACGCTGCCCGTCTGGATTCCGCGCTTTGAACAGGAGCGACAGCTCAG ATTCATTGATGTGCCCATCGAGTCCTGCGGAAGATCCTCGCCATTACGCATCGCCCTGCAGGCGAATGCTCCTGAACTGCTGCTCATACTGCTGAG ATACGGAGCCTCGCCACAGCCACCGGACGGAGGCGCCTCCGTAATTATCGCGCTGCTCGACAAACTCATCGAAAATGGCCGCAATTACAGCTGCGAACTGATCATGTGTCTCAAGTTGCTTCTACGAAATGTGGCAATGGTGGAGATGCCATTCAAG CCCCTATTGTATGGCGCCAGAAGGGAAATGTTTTTCGAGCGCTACGGTCGCCTTTTGATGGACAAAATTATTGGGAAGGAACAGGTCTATGGAGTGCCCACCCTCCGACATTTGTGCCG CTGTGTCATTCGGGATGTCCTGCGTAATCACAACCAACTGCCCAATGGAATCGACACCTTGAGGCTGCCGAAGCGACTGCAGCGTTACATTGACCTCACCGAGGAGCTGGATGGACCTGAAAGGAGGGGGCCCGAGTCGGAGCCAATCCTGCCCCCAAAACCGAAACTCGGAGGCGAGGTTCCCCGGATGCCGACCATTAGCAGTGAGGAAGAGCAAAGCGAGGACGAGAGCGAGAACCACGTGCAGCTCCTTGAGGCTGTAACGGATGCGGAAAAAGCTGCCGTTGCGGCATTCGTGGCCACCAGTGATGGAGCAATTACGCCGGAGGCCAAGCAGGCAGCGGTGGCCGCCTGCCCGCCGGACTTTGAGCCTGACCTGCCGCCCGATTTCGATCCCGATTTCCCATCCATTTCCGGCAAGCTAAGCTAA
- the LOC6499392 gene encoding uncharacterized protein LOC6499392 isoform X2, with amino-acid sequence MDYIFECFFDDTFAQITRNGLQDRQSRRDVLDHLSAIIKGCSEGQNTQTDEVAAIAVTAAMRFHRLAKEQNGNVCLMGKYHNILYIGLRTCWDWGVRDSEVVVQLLVAIYECEKTFERIFLGALFGPHAPHFIAGWRSDFQDQNENVRAMVYFLKHATREKLTLPVWIPRFEQERQLRFIDVPIESCGRSSPLRIALQANAPELLLILLRYGASPQPPDGGASVIIALLDKLIENGRNYSCELIMCLKLLLRNVAMVEMPFKPLLYGARREMFFERYGRLLMDKIIGKEQVYGVPTLRHLCRCVIRDVLRNHNQLPNGIDTLRLPKRLQRYIDLTEELDGPERRGPESEPILPPKPKLGGEVPRMPTISSEEEQSEDESENHVQLLEAVTDAEKAAVAAFVATSDGAITPEAKQAAVAACPPDFEPDLPPDFDPDFPSISGKLS; translated from the exons ATGGACTACATATTCGAGTGCTTCTTCGATGACACCTTTGCCCAGATCACCCGGAACGGCCTGCAGGATCGCCAGTCCCGCCGGGATGTTCTCGACCATCTCAGCGCCATCATCAAGGGCTGCAGCGAGGGCCAGAACACGCAGACGGACGAGGTGGCGGCCATTGCGGTGACCGCCGCCATGAGATTTCATCGTCTGGCAAAGGAGCAGAATGGAAAC GTATGCCTCATGGGCAAGTATCACAATATCCTGTACATTGGACTGCGCACCTGCTGGGATTGGGGGGTGCGCGACTCCGAGGTGGTCGTTCAGCTGCTGG TGGCCATCTATGAATGTGAAAAGACTTTTGAACGGATTTTTTTGGGCGCCCTTTTCGGACCACATGCCCCGCACTTCATTGCCGGCTGGCGCAGTGACTTTCAGGACCAG AACGAGAATGTCCGGGCCATGGTTTACTTTTTGAAGCATGCCACACGCGAGAAGCTTACGCTGCCCGTCTGGATTCCGCGCTTTGAACAGGAGCGACAGCTCAG ATTCATTGATGTGCCCATCGAGTCCTGCGGAAGATCCTCGCCATTACGCATCGCCCTGCAGGCGAATGCTCCTGAACTGCTGCTCATACTGCTGAG ATACGGAGCCTCGCCACAGCCACCGGACGGAGGCGCCTCCGTAATTATCGCGCTGCTCGACAAACTCATCGAAAATGGCCGCAATTACAGCTGCGAACTGATCATGTGTCTCAAGTTGCTTCTACGAAATGTGGCAATGGTGGAGATGCCATTCAAG CCCCTATTGTATGGCGCCAGAAGGGAAATGTTTTTCGAGCGCTACGGTCGCCTTTTGATGGACAAAATTATTGGGAAGGAACAGGTCTATGGAGTGCCCACCCTCCGACATTTGTGCCG CTGTGTCATTCGGGATGTCCTGCGTAATCACAACCAACTGCCCAATGGAATCGACACCTTGAGGCTGCCGAAGCGACTGCAGCGTTACATTGACCTCACCGAGGAGCTGGATGGACCTGAAAGGAGGGGGCCCGAGTCGGAGCCAATCCTGCCCCCAAAACCGAAACTCGGAGGCGAGGTTCCCCGGATGCCGACCATTAGCAGTGAGGAAGAGCAAAGCGAGGACGAGAGCGAGAACCACGTGCAGCTCCTTGAGGCTGTAACGGATGCGGAAAAAGCTGCCGTTGCGGCATTCGTGGCCACCAGTGATGGAGCAATTACGCCGGAGGCCAAGCAGGCAGCGGTGGCCGCCTGCCCGCCGGACTTTGAGCCTGACCTGCCGCCCGATTTCGATCCCGATTTCCCATCCATTTCCGGCAAGCTAAGCTAA